One genomic window of Desertifilum tharense IPPAS B-1220 includes the following:
- the mutS gene encoding DNA mismatch repair protein MutS, with translation MLQHYAEVKDKYPHALLLYRVGDFFECFFLDAVTISRELELVLTSKDGGKEIGRVPMTGVPHHALDRYSPQLVEKGYAVVICDQTEDAATAAAERRMVTREITKILTPGTLTDEGMLKARHNNFLAAVVIAADHWGLAYADISTGEFLTCQSSGSEALAQELMRLQPAEILVPTNVPDLVGLLRPGEKSEHLPESLPPGFCYAWRSQLPFSLIEAKQRLLEKFRVRSLEGMGCENLPLAIRAAGGLLEYLEETQKENAVPLQPPRTYNHTDFLILDHQTRRNLEITQTVRDGTFHGSLLWAIDRTNTAMGGRTLRRWVLQPLLSLKGIHARQDTISELVENGALRQDIRQLLRQIYDLERLAGRAGSGTASARDLVSLAESLEKLPLLSQIALEGNSPYLKAVQKVSPTLEKIAEKIKTSLVESPPQHLMEGGLIRPGVDAQLDQMREEATDDQQWIANLESREREKTGISNLKVGFNKTFGYYISISRAKADQVPQHYIRKQTLVNEERYITPDLKEREARVLTARDDLNQLEYEIFSRLRTEVGEQAEEIRAISRAVAALDVLAGFAEIAVTHGYCRPTFVEGREIRIIAGRHPVVEQSLPAGFFVPNSTTLGGDNSSPDLVILTGPNASGKSCYLRQVGLIQLLAQVGSFVPAHSATLSACDRIFTRVGAVDDLATGQSTFMVEMNETANILNHATENSLVLLDEIGRGTATFDGLSIAWAVAEYLASEIQSRTIFATHYHELNELASLIPNVANYQVTVKELPDKIIFLHQVQPGGADKSYGIEAGRLAGLPAVVIQRAKQVMGQIEQHSKIAVGLRENMTQKSKKKPKVEQLDIFES, from the coding sequence TATGCTGAAGTCAAGGATAAGTATCCCCATGCGTTATTACTGTATCGGGTGGGTGACTTCTTTGAGTGCTTCTTTTTGGATGCTGTCACCATTTCGCGGGAACTCGAACTCGTCCTCACCAGCAAAGATGGCGGGAAAGAAATTGGGCGAGTTCCGATGACAGGCGTTCCCCACCATGCCTTAGACCGCTACAGCCCGCAATTGGTGGAAAAAGGTTACGCTGTCGTCATTTGCGACCAAACCGAAGATGCGGCCACCGCCGCCGCCGAACGCCGCATGGTAACGCGGGAAATTACTAAAATTCTCACGCCCGGAACCCTCACCGATGAAGGGATGTTAAAGGCGCGACACAATAACTTTTTAGCGGCGGTAGTCATAGCCGCAGACCATTGGGGGTTAGCCTATGCCGATATCTCTACTGGGGAGTTTCTCACCTGCCAAAGTTCCGGTTCTGAAGCGCTAGCCCAGGAATTGATGCGCCTGCAACCTGCGGAAATTCTAGTCCCTACCAACGTCCCGGACTTAGTGGGACTGTTGCGACCGGGGGAAAAGTCTGAGCATTTACCGGAGAGTTTACCGCCTGGATTTTGCTATGCTTGGCGATCGCAACTTCCCTTTAGTTTAATTGAAGCAAAACAACGCCTTTTAGAAAAGTTCCGAGTGCGATCGCTCGAAGGCATGGGATGCGAAAACCTCCCCCTCGCCATCCGCGCCGCCGGGGGCCTGCTGGAATATCTCGAAGAAACCCAAAAAGAGAATGCCGTTCCCCTGCAACCGCCGCGCACCTATAACCACACCGACTTTCTCATCCTCGACCACCAAACCCGCCGCAACCTAGAAATTACCCAAACCGTCCGCGATGGCACATTTCACGGTTCCCTCCTCTGGGCCATCGACCGCACAAATACCGCAATGGGCGGTCGTACCCTGCGGCGTTGGGTATTGCAACCTCTCCTCAGTCTCAAAGGCATTCACGCCCGCCAAGATACGATTAGCGAATTGGTGGAAAATGGGGCATTACGCCAAGATATCCGCCAACTGTTGCGGCAAATTTACGACCTCGAACGCCTCGCGGGTCGCGCCGGGTCGGGAACCGCCAGCGCTAGAGACTTGGTTTCTCTGGCGGAGTCCTTAGAAAAACTCCCGCTTTTATCCCAGATAGCGCTAGAAGGCAATTCACCCTATCTCAAAGCCGTCCAAAAAGTTTCGCCAACGTTAGAGAAAATCGCCGAAAAGATTAAAACCTCTCTCGTTGAATCACCTCCCCAACATTTAATGGAAGGGGGCTTAATTCGTCCGGGAGTAGACGCGCAACTCGACCAAATGCGCGAAGAAGCCACCGATGACCAACAGTGGATTGCTAATCTAGAAAGTCGAGAACGAGAAAAAACGGGCATTTCTAATCTCAAAGTTGGCTTTAATAAAACCTTTGGCTATTACATTAGTATTTCTCGCGCCAAAGCTGACCAAGTTCCGCAACACTACATTCGCAAGCAAACCCTAGTCAACGAAGAACGCTACATTACCCCAGACCTCAAAGAACGGGAAGCGCGGGTATTAACGGCTCGCGATGACTTAAACCAATTAGAATACGAGATATTCTCGCGCCTGCGAACCGAAGTTGGAGAACAAGCCGAAGAAATTCGGGCGATTTCGCGGGCTGTAGCGGCGCTAGATGTGTTAGCGGGGTTTGCAGAAATCGCAGTCACCCACGGTTATTGTCGGCCTACCTTTGTAGAAGGGCGCGAAATTCGGATTATTGCCGGACGCCATCCCGTTGTCGAACAATCGTTACCCGCCGGGTTCTTTGTCCCCAATTCCACCACATTAGGCGGCGATAACTCTTCTCCCGATTTAGTCATCCTCACCGGGCCGAATGCTAGCGGTAAAAGCTGCTATTTGCGCCAAGTGGGGTTAATTCAACTCTTAGCCCAAGTGGGGAGTTTTGTTCCAGCCCATTCTGCGACCTTAAGCGCGTGCGATCGCATTTTTACACGAGTTGGGGCCGTCGATGACCTAGCCACCGGACAATCTACCTTCATGGTTGAAATGAACGAAACGGCGAATATCCTCAACCACGCCACCGAGAACTCTTTAGTTCTCCTTGATGAAATTGGCAGAGGAACTGCTACCTTTGATGGTCTTTCCATTGCTTGGGCGGTTGCAGAATACCTCGCTTCCGAAATTCAATCGCGCACCATCTTTGCCACCCACTACCACGAATTAAACGAGTTAGCCTCCTTAATTCCTAACGTCGCTAACTATCAAGTCACGGTCAAAGAATTACCCGATAAAATCATCTTTCTCCATCAAGTACAACCGGGCGGTGCTGATAAGT